Proteins encoded within one genomic window of Fragaria vesca subsp. vesca linkage group LG1, FraVesHawaii_1.0, whole genome shotgun sequence:
- the LOC101305293 gene encoding uncharacterized protein LOC101305293 — protein sequence MGIEIPVISDVDPSHSPTAKKRRLGEFDVEELIQIQRIYDSEPKDAVPDARKCGGPAKPSREQLKKINEVVFRKFFEGNEIDDEDSGEEMKPCEIGMKEEDLPNDCPYLQCIPNPKDTHVGKDETDDEDSDKVMKPCDVCMEEHPDHLPNLCPYLECIPNPKDTHVGKDETNDEDSDEEMIPPCEVCLKENPDHFSNGCPYLERVPNPKDTAVGKAFMIVCIHCFLEKHGHPDGAWQGCAMLDPRFFYDREPADDEPPLKDESEYFAWLKVGVSHFSRV from the exons ATGGGTATCGAAATACCAGTTATCTCCGATGTGGATCCGAGCCACTCTCCAACGGCGAAGAAGCGACGATTGGGAGAGTTCGATGTGGAAGAGCTGATCCAGATTCAGC GTATCTATGATTCAGAACCAAAGGATGCTGTTCCAGACGCAAGGAAGTGTGGAGGTCCAGCTAAGCCATCTAGGGAGCAGCTCAAGAAAATCAATGAAGTGGTTTTTCGGAAGTTCTTCGAAGGAA ATGAGATTGATGATGAGGACTCAGGTGAAGAAATGAAACCTTGTGAAATTGGTATGAAGGAGGAGGACTTGCCAAATGATTGCCCGTACCTGCAGTGTATTCCAAACCCCAAAGACACACATGTTGGCAAGGATGAGACTGATGATGAGGACTCAGATAAAGTAATGAAACCTTGTGATGTTTGTATGGAGGAGCATCCGGATCACCTGCCAAATCTTTGCCCGTACCTGGAGTGTATTCCAAATCCCAAGGATACACATGTTGGCAAGGATGAGACTAATGATGAGGACTCAGATGAAGAAATGATACCACCTTGTGAAGTTTGTCTGAAGGAGAATCCGGATCACTTTTCAAATGGTTGCCCGTACCTGGAGCGTGTCCCAAATCCAAAGGACACAGCTGTTGGCAAGGCCTTTATGATAGTCTGCATCCACTGCTTTCTGGAGAAGCATGGCCACCCTGATGGAGCCTGGCAAGGATGTGCAATGCTAGATCCGAGGTTCTTTTATGATCGAGAGCCTGCAGATGACGAGCCTCCCCTTAAAGATGAGAGTGAATACTTTGCTTGGCTTAAGGTGGGTGTTTCTCATTTCTCTCGTGTCTAA
- the LOC101313062 gene encoding uncharacterized protein LOC101313062 — protein sequence MEQYGFDPDVALTEPNRKEIKKERSSTILLLQKNCQGTISTLEVTATTTSGTNGSPNERGTTRKRKKQRRAEHNQIKRRRKLKSYQQRKRTLTGGTGWYDSRLKTVSIQLVPLL from the exons ATGGAGCAGTACGGCTTCGACCCCGACGTCGCCTTGACTGAGCCGAATCGGAAG GAAATAAAAAAGGAACGCAGTAGCACGATCCTCCTACTTCAGAAGAACTGCCAGGGCACGATCTCCACACTGGAGGTAACTGCAACAACCACGTCGGGTACAAATGGATCACCAAACGAAAGAGGAACAACAAGGAAAAGAAAGAAACAAAGAAGAGCAGAGCACAATCAAATAAAAAGGAGGAGAAAATTGAAATCGTATCAGCAGAG AAAGAGAACTCTTACGGGTGGAACTGGTTGGTATGATTCACGCCTTAAGACTG TTTCAATTCAGTTGGTTCCTCTTCTCTGA
- the LOC101313355 gene encoding uncharacterized protein LOC101313355, whose protein sequence is MSILRSRILSSVKGVEVDLKIRPELFNKPSKRTYFGECSCHFRVPRYHWVEDEPGLIEAVRDDNKSNLVTQMELLTARVSPDQRTRTASKLLHLCCKFDSHNCASAILDGELGAVPLVNECDDYSGKSPLHTAASAHASRCVEVLLDKQARTDLRTRDGQAQLALQLCLTTDTRIDLNRNPDDFSVQELLIHISEKQLRTVKLLSEKTKEIADVAYAYAVKGRVASLTALLIVAADKLIDSVVEWPDSKSQFKEKLTIYECLIRKGGDEAVVQLLLRSKIDVNEADAQGNTAVHCILKSRLLCPQQIRTLYYFNPRILWLLLEHGALPCQRNKLGETPFHIAAGNGNSEALQVLLLEDPVGVLYKTEMKETPLFFAVKNESKECAKLLLTWGANSEVRNLRQRAIDLATSLDMRYILLNPTTVSLINHAFPKESRKVKEGVDHSYCFVTKLLKHKVFVGGLPPSVDSDDLRKFCEQEFGSVEDAIVIVTETENKIQSRGFGFVTFGQEKSASEAMQAHYFTMGGKTVEIKSLIPKLVLEAEFEKMSPQREQEQNFQFLQQKSNESIMEGDNPEQDSWADRLVHRQPTVCSTEPQVTKSSQDPSTPTWRKVFNKWFPGFLQGLSKHSDYALSSLKVDFTAKFGLKLDHSSVGFSKLSDFLMYPPDLCTIKRRTPNHMILQPKFSSHTLSLSLYIVNSGDSRCLSDVLSGGGGHSKDLQNFSVDSGNDDEKCLQDLPGDNAIATKSLHDLSLDFKSCKVKGTTNVAWVSEDFIALAVDSRVGDTYPKIQKVSPYVLSTMVGDSEQVRKTIQHMINTIDEKTANGTDPECVKKVGRAGCSTNRDPNAAGSMCFIAGVQSQAPRCYLLYDLQKTDKVRDCALDDVLTWKAIGSGATFAAYVVERMWRKYPDGRASIEDVVQILLYAMLTSTLRDYATGGILTGISHP, encoded by the exons ATGAGCATTCTTCGCTCTCGAATCCTGAGCTCCGTTAAGGGAGTTGAAGTAGATCTG AAAATACGACCGGAGCTCTTCAACAAGCCTTCCAAACGTACATATTTCGGTGAATGTTCGTGCCACTTCCGAGTCCCACGATATCATTGGGTCGAGGACGAACCGGGTTTGATCGAAGCCGTCCGTGACGACAACAAGAGCAATCTCGTCACTCAGATGGAGCTTCTCACCGCCAGAGTTTCGCCGGACCAAAGGACGAGGACGGCCTCGAAACTGCTGCACCTATGCTGCAAATTTGACTCGCACAACTGCGCCTCCGCGATTCTGGACGGCGAGCTCGGGGCGGTTCCGTTGGTGAACGAGTGTGACGACTACTCCGGGAAATCGCCGCTGCACACGGCGGCGTCGGCTCACGCTTCGCGGTGCGTGGAGGTTTTGCTCGACAAACAGGCACGTACCGACCTGAGGACCAGAGACGGTCAGGCGCAGCTTGCGCTGCAGCTGTGTTTGACTACTGACACAAG GATTGATCTGAATCGGAACCCGGACGATTTCTCCGTCCAAGAATTGCTGATTCACATTAGTGAAAAG CAATTACGCACTGTGAAGCTTCTGAGTGAAAAAACGAAGGAGATAGCTGACGTGGCGTACGCCTACGCCGTCAAAGGCCGTGTAGCTTCACTGACGGCGCTGCTCATCGTCGCCGCCGATAAGCTTATCGATTCCGTCGTAGAGTGGCCTGATTCCAAATCGCAGTTTAAGGAGAAGTTGACTATCTACGAATGCCTTATAAGGAAG GGAGGAGATGAAGCTGTTGTTCAGCTGCTTCTGCGGAGTAAAATTGATGTCAATGAAGCTGATGCACAAGGAAACACTGCTGTTCATTGCATCCTTAAATCCAGATTGTTGTGTCCTCAACAGATCAG AACTTTGTATTATTTCAATCCTAGAATTCTATGGCTTCTTCTTGAGCATGGCGCTCTACCGTGTCAAAGGAATAAATTGGGGGAGACACCATTTCATATTGCTGCTGGAAATGGTAATTCAGAGGCCCTTCAG GTCCTTCTGTTGGAAGATCCAGTTGGCGTCCTATATAAGACGGAAATGAAAGAAACCCCCTTGTTTTTCGCCGTGAAGAATGAGAGTAAGGAGTGTGCTAAGCTTCTTTTGACATGGGGAGCAAATAGTGAAGTCCGTAATCTGCG GCAAAGAGCTATAGACCTGGCAACCTCTCTGGATATGCGTTACATATTGCTGAACCCAACCACAGTTAGCCTCA TAAATCATGCTTTCCCAAAGGAGTCTCGGAAAGTGAAAGAGGGAGTAGACCATAGTTATTGTTTTGTTACTAAACTACTCAAACACAAAGTGTTTGTTGGAGGACTTCCTCCTTCAGTGGACTCTG ATGATTTACGCAAGTTCTGTGAACAAGAGTTTGGATCAGTAGAAGATGCTATAGTCATTGTAACTGAAACAGAAAACAAGATACAGTCTAGAGGCTTTGGATTTGTCACATTTGGACAGGAGAAATCTGCTTCAGAAGCTATGCAAGCACACTACTTCACCATGGGAGGGAAGACAGTTGAAATAAAAAGTTTGATTCCAAAGTTGGTTTTAGAAGCTGAGTTTGAGAAAATGTCACCTCAACGAGAACAAGAGCAGAATTTTCAGTTTCTACAACAGAAGTCGAATGAGAGTATTATGGAAGGAGATAACCCTGAACAAGATTCTTGGGCTGACAGATTAGTCCATAGACAACCAACGGTGTGTTCCACTGAACCTCAAGTTACCAAGAGCTCTCAGGACCCTAGCACTCCTACATGGCGAAAGGTTTTCAATAAGTGGTTTCCTGGGTTCTTACAAGGTCTCTCGAAGCATTCAGATTATGCTCTCTCTTCTCTGAAAGTTGACTTCACGGCTAAATTTGGGTTAAAACTGGATCACTCATCTGTGGGCTTCTCTAAGCTCAGTGACTTCCTGATGTATCCCCCTGATTTATGTACCATCAAGAGGAGAACACCAAATCACATGATCCTTCAGCCAAAATTTTCTAGTCACACTCTGTCTTTGTCTCTATATATTGTCAATAGTGGTGATTCAAGGTGTCTTTCAGACGTCTTAAGTGGCGGTGGTGGTCATTCAAAGGATCTTCAGAACTTTTCTGTTGACAGTGGTAATGATGATGAGAAGTGTCTCCAGGACCTTCCAGGTGACAATGCTATTGCTACAAAGAGCCTCCATGACCTTTCACTTGACTTTAAATCGTGCAAG GTTAAAGGCACAACAAATGTAGCATGGGTTTCAGAAGACTTTATAGCTCTTGCTGTTGATTCTCGCG TCGGAGATACATACCCCAAAATTCAAAAAGTCAGCCCCTACGTACTGTCGACGATGGTTGGTGATTCAGAGCAAGTTCGCAAGACAATTCAACACATGATCAATACGATTGATGAGAAGACCGCTAATGGGACAGATCCGGAATGTGTAAAGAAGGTGGGCCGTGCTGGATGTTCAACAAATAGAGATCCTAATGCAGCTGGATCCATGTGCTTTATTGCTGGTGTACAATCCCAG GCTCCACGCTGTTACTTACTGTACGATTTACAGAAGACGGATAAAGTTCGAGATTGTGCTTTGGATGATGTCCTAACTTGGAAAGCAATTGGCAGTGGCGCTACCTTTGCTGCATATGTAGTAGAAAGAATGTGGAGAAAGTATCCAGATGGTAGAGCTTCAATTGAAGATGTCGTTCAAATTCTCTTATATGCTATGTTGACGTCTACTTTGCGTGATTATGCAACCGGAGGAATACTGACCGGTATTTCTCACCCCTAG